Proteins encoded within one genomic window of Pseudalkalibacillus sp. SCS-8:
- a CDS encoding aspartate aminotransferase family protein yields MTMQKAKGQPRSTTQSSSYYDQACQVIPGGVTANIKYFPPNPLFMEKASKSRLYDVDGNEYIDYLLCYGALILGHGHPDVIEAVHEQMAEAGTTIFGTPHKTEIEMAEKLIDLYPGIDMVRYTNSGLEATQLAIRMAMAFTGKRKLAKFEGHYHGGYDQVLLSINPDEKEAGSEDHPSAVPESSGIPDYYVENTVILPFNNLEATAQILKEHKDELSAVIIEPVQGGFIPANPSFLHGLRKLTEELGILLIFDEVKTGFRLSLGGAQAVYDIKPDLTALGKVLGGGFPVGAVGGRKDIMMVSASNKGRDILTTGSSSTQKTDVLFHSGTYNGHPTVLAAGLATIKVLESQNNMKKIVERTYDLRNQLEKSYHAKGIQMKTVGTGSIFNILFTESDVERYRDLKKCNHQLRQKLDYELLNQGIYTKPLNRYSMSLAHDEETIKLTVEAHERAIDRVLNS; encoded by the coding sequence ATGACAATGCAAAAGGCCAAGGGACAACCAAGATCGACCACACAGTCATCCTCCTACTATGATCAAGCTTGTCAGGTCATCCCAGGGGGTGTCACCGCTAATATCAAATACTTTCCACCCAATCCACTGTTCATGGAAAAGGCCTCTAAAAGCCGTTTATACGACGTAGATGGGAATGAGTACATTGATTACCTCCTTTGTTACGGAGCTCTCATCCTGGGGCATGGGCATCCAGACGTCATTGAAGCCGTCCACGAACAAATGGCTGAAGCGGGCACGACGATTTTTGGAACGCCTCACAAGACAGAGATTGAAATGGCTGAAAAATTGATCGATCTTTATCCCGGAATTGACATGGTACGTTATACCAACTCCGGTTTAGAAGCAACACAATTGGCGATCCGCATGGCGATGGCCTTCACCGGTAAAAGGAAACTGGCTAAATTTGAAGGACACTATCATGGAGGCTATGACCAGGTGCTCTTAAGCATCAATCCTGATGAAAAAGAAGCAGGTTCAGAAGACCATCCATCGGCTGTACCTGAATCAAGTGGCATTCCAGATTACTATGTCGAAAATACCGTCATTCTTCCATTCAACAATTTAGAAGCAACCGCTCAAATCCTCAAAGAACATAAAGACGAACTAAGTGCGGTCATCATTGAACCTGTACAAGGAGGGTTCATCCCAGCAAACCCAAGCTTCCTCCATGGTTTACGGAAGCTTACAGAAGAACTTGGCATTCTGCTGATTTTTGATGAAGTAAAAACAGGTTTCAGATTGTCACTCGGAGGGGCACAAGCCGTCTATGACATCAAACCTGATCTCACGGCTCTCGGAAAGGTGCTGGGCGGCGGTTTTCCTGTTGGAGCTGTCGGTGGCCGTAAGGATATCATGATGGTCAGCGCTTCCAACAAAGGCCGCGATATTCTGACAACAGGGTCATCAAGTACACAAAAGACAGATGTGCTTTTCCATAGTGGAACCTATAATGGTCACCCTACTGTTCTTGCAGCAGGACTTGCGACAATCAAGGTACTCGAATCCCAAAACAATATGAAGAAAATCGTTGAGCGTACGTATGATTTGAGAAACCAGCTTGAAAAAAGCTATCATGCTAAGGGAATCCAAATGAAAACAGTGGGAACAGGGAGCATCTTCAATATTCTCTTCACAGAATCTGACGTTGAGCGATATCGAGATTTGAAAAAATGTAACCATCAGCTCCGTCAGAAATTGGATTATGAACTTTTGAACCAGGGAATCTACACGAAACCTCTCAACCGCTATTCAATGTCGTTAGCGCATGATGAAGAAACGATCAAACTGACAGTCGAAGCTCATGAACGTGCAATTGATCGTGTTTTGAATAGCTGA
- a CDS encoding fumarylacetoacetate hydrolase family protein gives MKFLTAVYRNETMIGLLREDEQVVNLTGAASELGIPFPVTLLEGIQQGENFLEQTRQLVEQLNNQDLQNNFTLSVHDIDFLAPIPRPTKNIFCVGKNYREHALELGDESDIPEVPMIFSKAPTSVIGTNETIRIPTEVTTEIDYEGELAVVIGKTGKRIKKESAYDHVFGYTLINDITARDLQSRHKQFLIGKSLDTSCPMGPVIVHKSAIQDPQKLSITTHVNGERRQQSSTEMMIFSIADLIEDLSKVMTLEAGDIIATGTPAGVGKGFKPPKYLKAGDVVSVEVESIGILKNPVQNEV, from the coding sequence ATGAAATTTTTAACGGCGGTATATAGAAATGAGACGATGATTGGCTTGTTGAGAGAGGACGAGCAAGTGGTGAATCTCACTGGGGCCGCTTCTGAACTCGGCATACCATTTCCTGTTACTTTATTGGAAGGGATTCAGCAAGGGGAGAACTTCCTTGAGCAGACCCGACAGCTGGTCGAACAGTTGAATAATCAGGACTTGCAAAATAATTTTACATTGTCTGTACATGACATCGATTTCCTTGCGCCGATCCCTCGACCAACCAAGAACATCTTCTGCGTTGGGAAAAACTATCGGGAACATGCGCTTGAGCTTGGTGATGAAAGCGACATCCCTGAGGTTCCGATGATTTTCTCAAAAGCACCAACATCGGTCATCGGGACGAATGAGACGATTCGTATCCCGACAGAGGTGACAACTGAAATCGATTACGAAGGTGAACTTGCTGTTGTCATCGGTAAGACCGGAAAGCGAATCAAGAAAGAAAGCGCTTATGATCATGTATTCGGATATACATTGATTAATGATATAACAGCCAGGGATTTACAGAGTAGACATAAGCAATTCCTGATTGGAAAGAGTCTGGATACCAGTTGTCCGATGGGTCCTGTCATCGTTCATAAATCGGCGATCCAGGATCCGCAAAAACTCTCGATAACGACTCATGTGAATGGTGAACGACGCCAGCAATCCTCTACGGAAATGATGATTTTCTCAATCGCTGATCTAATTGAGGATTTGTCAAAAGTGATGACACTCGAAGCGGGTGACATCATTGCAACCGGGACCCCAGCAGGCGTGGGGAAAGGATTTAAACCGCCGAAGTACTTGAAGGCAGGAGATGTCGTTTCGGTAGAGGTGGAGTCGATCGGAATCCTGAAAAACCCTGTTCAGAATGAGGTTTAA
- a CDS encoding efflux RND transporter periplasmic adaptor subunit → MNRYIKRALIVLPIVLFVIVNTYLFVLNKSLFASEKPYDAYQIDTHDMRDTIEMTGIIMPEEKEEFFYDESYGALKEILVEEGEEVSAEDEILAYHTENLEARITALENEVEVLETEKDYHEDRETLISNQILQEESKEDDEKNETTIFLLEQEEAEAAYQADRIDTIISNKESEITQLETQSEEVTIKSSISGKVQEVTTQRGANKAPLVVVVNDDDLFVQAFLSEKEALFVNEGDEVKLQSVKGEEWDGLITSVQPAPEHEKEGMFKIEIEFVEDDTTEFQIGHTLNVTVKPVVVEDAIAVKPENILYEDGHEYVFVVENDYVDKRKVQLGFKNDELVQVTKGLKAGEHILMEPNRLLVDNMEIEVKVIPLKKVIKTSVETETDSTETGTSNTDSSSTEDQEESEDTDNDSSDTEEQNDETEDTDSESNTDSQNDGSDNTNTDTSDTEEQDDGKKSRYNSDKKDRQNILDPPAEERDEDSGPKG, encoded by the coding sequence GTGAATCGATATATCAAGAGAGCATTGATCGTGCTTCCGATTGTGCTTTTCGTTATTGTGAATACGTATCTTTTCGTGTTGAATAAATCATTGTTTGCAAGTGAAAAACCATATGACGCTTATCAAATCGATACTCATGATATGAGGGATACAATCGAAATGACTGGCATCATCATGCCTGAAGAGAAGGAAGAATTCTTTTATGATGAAAGCTATGGCGCGTTAAAGGAAATCCTTGTAGAGGAAGGAGAGGAGGTTTCGGCTGAAGACGAAATCCTCGCCTACCATACGGAGAATTTAGAAGCTCGGATAACGGCTCTAGAAAACGAGGTAGAGGTGCTCGAAACGGAAAAAGACTACCACGAGGATCGAGAAACTTTGATCAGCAACCAGATTTTACAAGAAGAAAGTAAAGAGGACGATGAAAAGAACGAGACAACCATTTTCCTACTCGAGCAAGAGGAAGCGGAGGCTGCTTACCAGGCTGATCGAATTGACACGATCATTTCGAACAAAGAAAGTGAAATCACTCAGTTGGAGACGCAATCAGAAGAAGTTACCATTAAAAGCTCGATCTCAGGTAAAGTCCAGGAAGTAACCACGCAAAGAGGTGCAAATAAGGCTCCCCTTGTCGTTGTCGTGAATGATGACGATCTCTTTGTACAAGCTTTTCTTTCAGAGAAGGAAGCCCTTTTCGTTAATGAAGGGGATGAGGTGAAATTACAATCCGTCAAAGGTGAAGAGTGGGATGGCTTGATTACATCTGTCCAACCAGCACCTGAACATGAAAAGGAAGGCATGTTCAAGATAGAAATTGAATTTGTAGAGGATGACACAACCGAATTCCAAATCGGGCATACACTGAATGTTACTGTTAAGCCAGTCGTTGTTGAAGATGCAATCGCTGTAAAGCCTGAGAATATTCTTTATGAAGATGGTCATGAGTATGTTTTTGTCGTAGAGAATGATTATGTTGATAAACGAAAAGTCCAACTTGGCTTCAAGAATGATGAACTTGTCCAAGTCACGAAAGGCTTGAAAGCCGGGGAACATATATTAATGGAACCGAACCGCCTTTTAGTCGATAATATGGAAATTGAAGTGAAAGTTATTCCATTGAAAAAGGTCATAAAAACAAGCGTGGAGACGGAAACGGATTCAACCGAAACAGGAACATCGAATACCGATTCTTCCAGCACAGAGGATCAGGAGGAGTCTGAAGACACTGACAACGATTCTTCTGATACTGAGGAACAAAACGATGAGACGGAAGACACTGATTCTGAGTCAAACACAGATTCTCAGAATGATGGATCGGATAATACAAATACAGATACATCAGACACAGAAGAGCAGGATGATGGAAAGAAAAGTCGCTACAATAGTGACAAAAAGGATCGACAAAATATTCTTGACCCTCCTGCTGAAGAGAGGGATGAGGATAGCGGTCCGAAAGGATGA
- a CDS encoding 4a-hydroxytetrahydrobiopterin dehydratase, whose product MERLSEKQIEQQLEALEGWSLEDEKWIVKKYRFKQYLDGIDFVKSIADRSEEVQHHPLISIDYKLITVKLSSWKAKGLTDLDFQLAADYDRLYR is encoded by the coding sequence GTGGAACGTTTATCTGAAAAGCAGATTGAACAACAGTTAGAAGCATTAGAAGGATGGTCTTTGGAGGACGAAAAATGGATCGTGAAGAAATACCGATTCAAGCAGTATTTGGACGGAATCGACTTCGTCAAAAGCATTGCGGACCGATCTGAAGAAGTCCAGCATCACCCGCTTATTTCAATCGACTATAAACTCATCACTGTAAAATTGAGTTCCTGGAAGGCAAAAGGTTTGACTGACCTCGATTTTCAATTAGCAGCAGATTATGATCGGCTTTATCGATAG
- the trhA gene encoding PAQR family membrane homeostasis protein TrhA — protein MANTHTYTRKEEIVNAITHGIGAVFSVVALVLLVVMAAMDGSVWHVVSFSIYGASMLLLYTASTLVHSFPEGKLKDLFEIFDHAAIYVFIAGTYTPFLFIVVKGALGWTLFGIVWGIALVGIFFKAFFVKRFLFLSTIIYIIMGWLAVFAWKPLMTALPTDGSMLFILGGILYTVGTIFYVWRAFPYHHAVWHVFVLAGTATHFFAILLYVLPISVA, from the coding sequence ATGGCAAATACACACACGTATACACGTAAGGAAGAAATCGTCAACGCGATTACACATGGGATCGGTGCGGTTTTCAGTGTTGTAGCCCTTGTTTTATTGGTGGTCATGGCTGCGATGGATGGTTCAGTATGGCATGTCGTCAGCTTCTCAATTTATGGCGCGTCCATGCTATTGCTTTATACAGCTTCCACACTGGTCCATAGTTTTCCTGAGGGAAAATTGAAGGATTTGTTTGAAATCTTTGACCATGCAGCGATTTATGTATTCATTGCGGGAACGTATACACCTTTCCTTTTCATTGTCGTTAAGGGAGCCTTAGGCTGGACGTTGTTCGGAATCGTCTGGGGGATCGCTCTTGTCGGGATCTTTTTCAAAGCCTTCTTTGTGAAGCGATTCCTTTTCCTTTCAACCATCATCTATATCATCATGGGGTGGCTTGCCGTATTTGCTTGGAAGCCTCTTATGACCGCTCTTCCTACAGATGGGAGCATGCTGTTCATCCTAGGAGGCATCCTCTATACGGTTGGAACGATCTTTTACGTGTGGCGTGCTTTCCCGTATCATCATGCTGTTTGGCATGTATTCGTACTTGCGGGGACAGCGACTCACTTCTTTGCCATTCTGTTGTACGTTTTACCGATTTCAGTCGCTTAA
- a CDS encoding B12-binding domain-containing radical SAM protein yields the protein MNVVVSTLNAKYIHTSLALRYLKSYCAPEYDVQMAEYTIKDPIMNIVSDLYSRDPDVIGFSCYIWNIEETIPIIEMLRKIKPDIKIVLGGPEVSYDVPHWIERLQHVDYIVVGEGEETFKDLLRAIESGDEVDNVPGVAFMKDGKPHRTAPRPKLDLKKVPSPFRFEEDLAQLSKRVTYIETSRGCPYSCAFCLSSIEVGVRYFDIEMMKEEIRFLMKNGARTIKFVDRTFNIRRDYALEMFEFLINEHLEGTVFQFEITADIMRPEVIDYLNEHAPPGLFRFEIGVQSTNDATNELVERRQNFEKLTRTVTTVRDGGKIVQHLDLIAGLPEENYDSFRKTFNDVFAFRIEEVQLGFLKMLRGTGLRLRAEQHDYVYMDKAPYEILGNNVLSFDEIIKIKRVEDVLEKFWNDHRMDTTVSYLIDHVFPSAFDFFQAFGDYWEKRGWSRIGHQLEDLFKRLHSFLSDHGVDNLTVIEGLMQYDYFIRQKHKPRKPWWDFTMDKQTQSSYLRYLAEHPEQVSDSFASLGLGEKELHKHVMIERLPFDLETLMNEGDLIESDTLLIVYFDPKQQSASAYTISDEQIRSNAVV from the coding sequence ATGAATGTTGTCGTAAGTACGCTGAACGCAAAATATATACACACATCACTTGCGCTTCGCTATTTGAAAAGCTACTGTGCCCCTGAATATGATGTGCAGATGGCCGAGTATACCATCAAAGATCCGATCATGAACATCGTGAGCGATCTGTATTCCCGAGATCCGGATGTCATCGGCTTCAGCTGTTACATTTGGAATATCGAAGAAACGATTCCGATCATTGAAATGCTACGAAAAATAAAACCAGACATTAAAATTGTTCTAGGTGGACCAGAAGTCTCCTATGACGTCCCTCACTGGATCGAACGCCTTCAGCATGTGGATTATATCGTTGTCGGAGAAGGGGAGGAAACATTCAAGGATCTCCTTCGTGCCATCGAATCAGGAGATGAGGTTGACAATGTGCCAGGTGTCGCTTTCATGAAAGATGGAAAGCCTCACCGAACAGCACCACGGCCAAAGCTCGATTTGAAAAAGGTTCCCTCTCCTTTCCGGTTTGAGGAAGACCTCGCTCAACTTTCGAAAAGGGTCACCTATATCGAAACGAGTAGAGGATGTCCCTATTCTTGTGCCTTTTGTCTATCTTCCATCGAGGTGGGTGTCCGTTACTTCGATATCGAAATGATGAAAGAAGAGATTCGTTTTCTGATGAAGAATGGTGCCAGGACAATCAAATTCGTCGATCGGACCTTCAATATCCGAAGAGATTACGCTCTTGAAATGTTCGAGTTTTTGATCAACGAACACCTTGAAGGAACCGTCTTCCAATTTGAAATCACAGCGGATATCATGCGCCCTGAGGTCATCGACTATCTCAATGAACACGCACCTCCAGGTTTATTCCGTTTTGAAATCGGGGTTCAATCGACGAATGATGCAACAAACGAACTCGTGGAGCGCCGACAGAACTTTGAAAAACTGACAAGAACGGTCACAACTGTGCGGGATGGCGGAAAAATCGTTCAGCACCTGGATCTGATTGCAGGATTACCTGAAGAAAACTACGATTCGTTCCGCAAGACCTTCAATGATGTGTTCGCTTTTCGGATTGAAGAGGTCCAGCTTGGTTTCTTGAAGATGTTACGAGGAACAGGCTTACGATTACGAGCAGAGCAGCATGACTACGTCTATATGGATAAAGCCCCATATGAAATCCTCGGGAACAACGTCCTGAGTTTTGACGAAATCATCAAAATCAAGCGCGTTGAAGATGTCTTAGAAAAGTTCTGGAATGACCACAGGATGGATACAACCGTGAGTTATTTGATTGATCATGTCTTCCCTTCTGCTTTCGACTTCTTCCAGGCTTTCGGAGATTACTGGGAAAAACGGGGATGGTCGAGAATCGGTCATCAACTTGAGGATCTGTTCAAGCGTCTCCATTCCTTCTTGTCTGATCATGGCGTTGACAATCTGACAGTCATCGAAGGGTTGATGCAGTATGACTACTTCATCAGGCAGAAACATAAACCACGAAAACCATGGTGGGACTTCACGATGGATAAACAGACCCAGTCCTCCTACCTGCGATACCTGGCAGAGCACCCTGAGCAGGTTTCAGATTCCTTTGCTAGTCTTGGTCTCGGGGAGAAGGAACTACACAAGCATGTTATGATTGAGAGACTTCCATTTGATTTGGAAACACTCATGAATGAAGGAGACCTTATAGAGTCCGATACATTGCTGATCGTTTACTTTGACCCTAAGCAGCAATCGGCGAGCGCCTATACGATCAGTGATGAGCAAATTCGTTCAAATGCCGTTGTTTGA
- a CDS encoding SMC family ATPase encodes MRPIHLSVMGLHSFRDKQEVDFQTLCKGGVFGIFGPTGSGKSSLLDAVTLALYGKVERAANTIQGIMNHAEDQLNVSFTFELGHATSGKRYEVERTYKRSKNDSVRTSTCRLIEVVNGEHIVLADKERDVTAKVEEILGLTLTDFTRAVVLPQGKFAEFLSLKGADRRQMLQRLFRLEQYGDVLYHRLKVKMDETKMELKEISAEQQGLGEASKQVLNELKKKLADAIHSVQVQHTNLQKKEVQFDHYRQIWKWQEELNEVKGSLEELNKKESDIKTTEEALHTARIAESLLPIAEELDSLNTDQKHWSESCAKLQAETNDAVVKTEETKKTLDSIKKTRAEKEPGLYERLQELKQALELENEKDQVSGQLDHQKNELKKETESLKALQTELDQHRERKKRALVKQSEIKRMLDEKAISLDDRNKLRDAGALKKEIDSISKQKNEMTGEYETVSQTLRAVISEIDKQNKHQWKVKENIAYLRKHTESIYNRVCEHERVIEEAKSSIEGSLHDLKEQQRKTELHALSSQIAAQLKEGEKCPVCGSDDHPELAIPHENEMDYSAIVKEYEELLSSVRSEEVQMGHCKRDLEYLYEALQEYIQKDEFASDEIAAARFEEIQESFHSTESLHNYLKLLQTETKGFKQDLIELKEKKAKYILDYSNSDKQLLEHTTTEKNHERELDRLTIKINEADEQLRHLQEKWNASYHMFPYAELEEQQREMDQREKDVSELSARYDKSVSYLLEMDDTISKAYDHVQSLTLKVAGIKSEISNLEKRETLIQEKLKERCGEESASTLITKVQNEIDELKNKEQTIHQSWEQQTRNLQKLEKELESARSTLRHLGERLEKVQDHWRKKVAETPFESTEEVKDAVNTKQQLELWEEEIKRFNQQKQQHLNDQSRLLKLLNNQEVSEQEWLKVQEELNQAKEAKEKALSEKARLEGEVEDLEKRAAKYEELETERKEKEKLSERLGKLQTVFRGNSFVEFIAEEQLNQVARDASQRLGELTRQRYALEVDSTGGFVIRDDANGGVRRPVTSLSGGETFLTSLALALSLSAQIQLQGEYPLEFFFLDEGFGTLDQSLLDTVISALERLQMQRVSVGVISHVPELRARLPRKLIVEPAKPTGAGSQVSIETL; translated from the coding sequence ATGCGCCCCATTCACTTATCTGTAATGGGTTTACATAGCTTCAGGGATAAACAGGAGGTTGATTTCCAAACCCTATGTAAAGGCGGGGTCTTCGGCATATTCGGACCTACTGGAAGCGGGAAATCCTCCTTGTTGGATGCTGTGACACTGGCATTATACGGTAAGGTTGAACGAGCAGCGAACACCATTCAAGGGATCATGAATCATGCTGAAGATCAGTTGAATGTAAGTTTTACATTTGAACTCGGTCACGCTACATCAGGTAAACGATATGAGGTTGAACGTACGTATAAACGATCCAAAAACGATTCTGTACGGACGAGCACTTGCCGCCTTATCGAAGTAGTCAATGGTGAACACATCGTATTAGCGGACAAAGAGCGTGATGTGACAGCAAAGGTTGAAGAGATCCTGGGGCTTACGTTGACGGATTTTACAAGAGCGGTCGTTCTGCCTCAAGGAAAATTCGCTGAGTTTTTATCCCTTAAAGGTGCCGATCGGAGACAAATGCTTCAACGATTGTTCCGCCTTGAACAATATGGAGATGTTCTCTACCACCGATTGAAGGTCAAAATGGACGAAACCAAAATGGAGTTGAAGGAGATTTCAGCTGAGCAACAAGGATTAGGAGAAGCTTCTAAGCAAGTTTTAAATGAGTTGAAAAAGAAGCTCGCCGATGCGATCCATTCCGTTCAGGTGCAACATACTAATCTCCAAAAGAAAGAAGTTCAATTTGATCATTACCGTCAGATTTGGAAGTGGCAGGAAGAGTTGAATGAGGTGAAAGGGTCTTTGGAGGAGTTGAATAAAAAAGAATCCGACATCAAGACCACTGAGGAAGCACTTCACACAGCACGGATAGCTGAATCCTTATTGCCGATTGCAGAAGAGCTCGATTCATTAAACACGGACCAAAAGCACTGGTCAGAATCCTGTGCAAAGTTGCAGGCTGAAACGAACGATGCTGTTGTAAAAACAGAGGAAACGAAGAAGACGCTGGATTCTATAAAAAAAACCAGAGCTGAAAAAGAGCCGGGATTATATGAACGCCTCCAAGAGCTTAAACAAGCTCTAGAGCTTGAAAATGAAAAGGATCAGGTGAGCGGACAGCTTGACCACCAAAAAAATGAACTGAAGAAAGAAACCGAGTCCCTTAAAGCCCTTCAAACCGAATTGGACCAGCATAGAGAGCGGAAAAAGCGGGCGCTTGTTAAACAATCTGAGATCAAACGGATGTTGGATGAAAAGGCTATAAGCTTAGATGATCGGAACAAGTTGAGGGATGCGGGAGCTCTGAAGAAGGAAATCGACTCCATCAGTAAGCAGAAAAACGAAATGACAGGGGAATATGAGACTGTCTCCCAAACTTTACGTGCTGTTATATCTGAAATTGATAAGCAAAACAAACATCAGTGGAAAGTGAAAGAAAATATCGCCTACCTCCGTAAACATACCGAGTCGATCTACAATCGTGTATGTGAACATGAACGTGTCATTGAAGAAGCAAAAAGTTCCATCGAAGGATCTTTACATGATTTGAAGGAACAACAGAGAAAAACAGAGCTTCACGCTTTATCCTCTCAAATTGCTGCTCAATTGAAGGAAGGGGAAAAGTGTCCGGTTTGTGGTTCGGATGATCACCCTGAACTAGCTATTCCACATGAAAATGAGATGGATTATTCCGCGATCGTAAAGGAATATGAAGAGCTGTTATCTTCGGTTAGAAGTGAAGAAGTCCAGATGGGGCACTGCAAACGAGATCTCGAATATTTATATGAAGCATTGCAGGAGTATATCCAGAAGGATGAGTTCGCAAGTGATGAAATTGCTGCAGCAAGGTTTGAGGAGATTCAGGAATCCTTCCATTCAACTGAAAGCCTGCACAACTATTTGAAGTTGTTGCAAACGGAAACGAAAGGCTTTAAACAAGACCTTATCGAGTTGAAAGAAAAGAAGGCGAAATATATTCTTGACTATTCCAACAGTGACAAGCAGCTGTTGGAACATACAACAACTGAAAAAAATCATGAAAGAGAACTTGACCGGCTTACCATCAAAATAAATGAGGCGGATGAACAGCTTCGTCACCTTCAGGAAAAGTGGAATGCCTCCTATCACATGTTCCCTTATGCTGAGCTTGAGGAACAGCAGAGAGAGATGGATCAACGGGAGAAAGATGTTTCAGAATTGAGTGCACGTTATGATAAGAGCGTGTCATACCTCCTTGAAATGGACGATACGATCTCGAAAGCGTATGACCACGTACAATCGTTAACGCTGAAAGTAGCGGGGATCAAATCGGAGATATCCAATTTAGAAAAAAGAGAGACCCTTATCCAAGAGAAACTGAAGGAGCGATGTGGGGAAGAATCGGCTTCAACCCTCATAACAAAGGTCCAAAACGAAATTGATGAGCTTAAGAACAAGGAACAAACGATCCATCAGTCATGGGAACAGCAAACGAGGAACCTGCAAAAGCTTGAAAAGGAACTTGAAAGCGCCCGCTCTACTTTACGACACTTAGGTGAACGTCTTGAAAAGGTTCAGGATCATTGGCGCAAGAAAGTAGCCGAAACACCCTTTGAAAGTACGGAGGAAGTCAAGGATGCTGTTAATACGAAACAACAGCTTGAACTATGGGAAGAAGAAATCAAGCGGTTCAATCAACAAAAGCAGCAGCATCTAAACGACCAAAGCCGTCTTCTGAAGTTGTTGAACAATCAAGAGGTGAGCGAGCAGGAATGGTTAAAGGTCCAAGAGGAGCTGAATCAAGCTAAAGAAGCCAAAGAAAAGGCTCTATCTGAAAAGGCAAGACTTGAAGGTGAGGTAGAGGACCTCGAAAAGAGAGCTGCAAAATACGAAGAATTGGAAACAGAACGGAAAGAAAAAGAAAAGCTTTCTGAAAGATTAGGGAAACTCCAAACAGTCTTCAGAGGGAACAGCTTCGTGGAATTCATTGCAGAGGAGCAATTGAACCAGGTGGCGAGAGACGCTTCCCAACGACTTGGGGAACTGACTAGACAGCGTTACGCGCTGGAGGTCGATTCTACTGGTGGCTTCGTTATACGTGATGATGCCAATGGTGGTGTAAGAAGACCTGTCACTTCACTATCTGGTGGTGAAACCTTCCTCACTTCATTAGCGTTAGCACTTTCCTTGTCTGCTCAAATCCAGCTGCAAGGGGAGTATCCATTGGAATTCTTTTTCTTGGATGAAGGTTTCGGAACACTTGATCAGTCATTATTGGATACCGTCATATCAGCACTTGAACGACTTCAAATGCAACGTGTCTCCGTCGGTGTCATTTCTCATGTACCTGAGCTGAGGGCACGATTACCACGCAAGTTGATTGTCGAACCGGCAAAACCGACCGGGGCAGGAAGCCAAGTTTCTATTGAAACCCTCTAA